One genomic region from Manis pentadactyla isolate mManPen7 chromosome 12, mManPen7.hap1, whole genome shotgun sequence encodes:
- the LOC130678911 gene encoding MAU2 chromatid cohesion factor homolog produces the protein MSNAEDLNRLTACSLVLLGHIFYVLGNHRESNNMVVPAMQLASKIPDMLVQLWSSALLRGEYSSQPFPAIRAAGQSLRLEHARPEQSLRECHGRPRSCPDAPELLAAAAPGPHRGLQPP, from the exons ATGTCCAACGCAGAGGACCTGAACCGGCTCACTGCCTGCTCCCTCGTGCTGCTAGGCCACATCTTCTATGTGTTGGGGAACCACAGG GAGAGTAACAACATGGTGGTGCCTGCCATGCAGCTGGCCAGCAAGATCCCAGACATGTTGGTGCAGTTGTGGTCATCAGCTTTGCTGCGAGGTGAGTATAGCAGCCAGCCCTTCCCAGCGATCAGGGCTGCTGGGCAGAGCCTCAGGCTGGAGCATGCCAG ACCTGAACAAAGCCTGCGGGAATGCCATGGACGCCCACGAAGCTGCCCAGATGCACCAGAACTTCTCGCAGCAGCTGCTCCAGGACCACATCGAGGCCTGCAGCCTCCCTGA